Proteins found in one Pseudomonas mosselii genomic segment:
- the sctJ gene encoding type III secretion system inner membrane ring lipoprotein SctJ — MKRSWQCVLLLAVLALGGCRVELYLGLGQREANEMLAVLDSEGIDAVKAQDKDGKVKILIDEADIGHAVAALKRQGYPREMFSTVNDVFPRDSLISSPLEEQARLTYVKSQELSRTLSEIDGVLVARVHVVLPEPRDGLRTQNGAASASIFIKHAADAALGMYIGQMKQLLSNSIEGLDYERISVVLVPSTQARQPLAGPRHVTLLSIQVLEGSRWRLLTLLGVLLGILVLSNLAQYLWWHQRART; from the coding sequence GTGAAAAGATCATGGCAGTGCGTGCTGCTTCTGGCGGTGCTGGCGCTGGGGGGATGCAGGGTCGAGCTTTACCTCGGCCTCGGCCAGCGCGAGGCCAACGAGATGCTCGCGGTGTTGGACAGCGAGGGCATCGACGCGGTGAAGGCCCAGGACAAGGATGGCAAGGTGAAGATCCTAATCGACGAAGCCGACATCGGCCACGCGGTGGCGGCGCTCAAGCGTCAAGGCTATCCGCGGGAAATGTTTTCCACGGTCAATGATGTGTTCCCCCGCGACAGTCTGATCTCCTCGCCGTTGGAAGAGCAGGCGCGGCTGACCTATGTGAAGTCCCAGGAGCTGTCGCGGACCCTGTCGGAGATCGATGGCGTGTTGGTGGCCCGGGTGCATGTGGTGCTTCCGGAGCCCCGTGATGGACTGCGCACGCAGAACGGAGCGGCGTCGGCGTCCATCTTTATCAAGCACGCGGCGGATGCGGCGCTGGGGATGTACATCGGGCAGATGAAGCAGCTGTTGAGCAACAGTATCGAAGGCCTGGACTACGAGCGCATCAGCGTGGTGCTGGTACCGTCTACCCAGGCGCGTCAACCACTGGCGGGCCCGCGCCATGTCACGCTGTTGTCGATTCAGGTTCTGGAAGGCTCGCGCTGGCGCTTGCTCACGCTGCTGGGTGTGCTGCTGGGGATACTGGTGCTGAGCAACCTGGCGCAGTACCTGTGGTGGCATCAGCGGGCACGCACATGA
- the sctT gene encoding type III secretion system export apparatus subunit SctT, producing MTVQTLEQMLLGFSLILPRLFGCFLLLPILGKQVLGGALVRNGVACSLALFIYPSVAGTLPVALDGLQLGLLIGKEVLLGLLLGFVVAIPFWALEACGFLIDNQRGATLASTLNPLLGSQTSPTGAFLAQTLVTLFFTGGAFLGLLGALLGSYASWPVASFYPYIGDQWNTFFLAQFDYLLSLCVLFAAPLLIAMFLAEFGLALVSRFAPSLNVFILSMPIKSLVCSALLVPYLFLLMTQAESQVFIALSKVRLLGPLLEQP from the coding sequence ATGACGGTCCAGACGCTTGAACAGATGCTGCTGGGCTTCAGCCTGATCCTGCCCCGGTTGTTCGGCTGTTTTCTGCTGCTGCCGATCCTCGGCAAGCAGGTACTGGGCGGCGCGCTGGTGCGCAATGGCGTGGCCTGTTCGCTGGCCCTGTTCATCTACCCCAGCGTGGCCGGTACCCTACCCGTTGCGCTGGACGGATTACAGCTGGGGCTGCTGATCGGCAAGGAAGTGCTGCTCGGCCTGCTGCTGGGCTTCGTGGTGGCCATCCCGTTCTGGGCCCTGGAGGCCTGCGGCTTTCTCATCGACAACCAGCGCGGCGCCACCCTGGCCTCCACCCTCAACCCGCTTCTGGGCAGCCAGACCAGCCCCACCGGCGCCTTCCTGGCGCAGACGCTCGTTACCTTGTTCTTCACCGGCGGCGCCTTCCTGGGGCTGCTAGGGGCGCTGCTGGGCAGCTATGCCAGCTGGCCGGTGGCAAGCTTCTACCCGTACATCGGCGACCAGTGGAATACGTTCTTCCTGGCCCAGTTCGACTACCTGCTGAGCCTCTGCGTGCTGTTCGCCGCGCCATTGCTGATTGCCATGTTCCTCGCCGAATTCGGCCTCGCCCTGGTCAGCCGCTTCGCACCGTCACTGAACGTGTTCATCCTGTCCATGCCGATCAAAAGCCTGGTCTGCAGCGCGCTGCTGGTGCCGTACCTGTTCCTGCTGATGACGCAGGCCGAAAGCCAGGTTTTCATCGCACTGTCCAAGGTACGCCTGCTCGGCCCTTTGCTGGAGCAGCCATGA
- a CDS encoding EscE/YscE/SsaE family type III secretion system needle protein co-chaperone — protein sequence MMDELMREVRDRRKQARMFSVLEHARQACARQLSEPLPPPAFQRLHHQLAALDAALKILEKLEEY from the coding sequence ATGATGGATGAACTCATGCGGGAGGTGCGTGACCGACGCAAGCAGGCACGCATGTTCTCCGTGCTGGAGCACGCACGGCAGGCCTGCGCCAGGCAGCTGTCTGAGCCGCTGCCACCCCCTGCGTTCCAGCGCTTGCACCACCAACTGGCAGCCCTTGACGCAGCCTTGAAGATACTCGAAAAACTGGAGGAATACTGA
- the sctR gene encoding type III secretion system export apparatus subunit SctR encodes MIQLPDELSLILGLALLSLVPFIAVMATSFLKMAVVFSLLRNALGVQQIPPNMALYGLAIILSLYVMAPVGMATYDYLNAHETTLGDARSVERFLDEGMAPFRAFLDSQVNERERAFFLDSTRQLWPQHYAERVDGNSLLVLLPAFTISELSRAFEVGFLIYLPFIAIDLIISNILLAMGMMMVSPVTISLPFKLLLFVLLDGWGRLSHGLVLSYGG; translated from the coding sequence ATGATCCAGCTGCCGGACGAACTGAGCCTGATCCTCGGTCTGGCGCTGCTGTCGCTGGTGCCGTTCATCGCGGTCATGGCCACCTCGTTCCTGAAGATGGCCGTGGTCTTCTCGTTGCTGCGCAATGCCCTGGGTGTCCAGCAGATCCCGCCAAACATGGCCTTGTATGGCCTGGCGATCATCCTCAGCCTCTATGTCATGGCCCCGGTGGGCATGGCCACCTACGACTACCTGAACGCCCATGAGACCACCCTCGGCGATGCCCGTTCGGTCGAGCGCTTTCTCGACGAAGGCATGGCGCCGTTTCGCGCTTTTCTCGACAGCCAGGTCAACGAGCGCGAACGCGCTTTCTTCCTCGACAGCACCCGCCAACTCTGGCCCCAGCACTATGCCGAGCGGGTCGACGGCAACAGCCTGCTGGTGCTGCTGCCGGCGTTCACCATCAGCGAGCTGAGCCGGGCCTTCGAGGTAGGTTTCCTGATCTACCTGCCCTTCATCGCCATCGACCTGATCATCTCCAACATCCTCCTGGCCATGGGCATGATGATGGTGTCGCCCGTGACCATTTCACTGCCCTTCAAGCTGCTGCTGTTCGTCCTGCTCGACGGCTGGGGGCGACTTTCCCATGGCCTGGTGCTGAGCTACGGAGGCTGA
- the sctQ gene encoding type III secretion system cytoplasmic ring protein SctQ, whose protein sequence is MSTSNLPVAHTQELRLQQSLSHRQPHYADDQGQVSLSVSTPGDDLDLTVLIDWHGVPARLLCRRQQLAQWLAPQLQAADFASLPSALQLAVLQRDTPRLPGLQCLGIEPAGSIDRTPGLQVTLRSAQGLLPCWVQGDSEHMLAALPRRPLRERLNIQLNLSLQWRALELTLHDLRDLGSGDILLLPAGTPSSPRLLGVLDGHPWAELQLEDTHLELVRMHDTPPVADTTLQALEQLPIPVSFEVGRQTLDLHTLSTLQPGALIELHSPVDAKVRILANQRCIGTGLLVQIDGRLGVRVDRLLEQQPT, encoded by the coding sequence ATGAGTACATCGAACTTGCCTGTCGCCCACACTCAGGAACTGCGCTTGCAGCAGTCACTGAGCCATCGCCAACCCCATTATGCCGACGATCAAGGGCAGGTCTCGCTGAGCGTCAGCACTCCAGGCGATGACCTGGACCTGACCGTGCTAATCGATTGGCACGGCGTGCCGGCTCGCCTGCTGTGTCGTCGGCAGCAGCTGGCGCAATGGCTCGCACCACAGTTACAGGCAGCCGACTTCGCCAGCCTCCCCAGCGCACTGCAGCTGGCGGTGCTGCAACGGGACACCCCTCGCCTACCCGGCCTGCAATGCCTGGGCATCGAGCCGGCAGGCAGCATCGACCGCACACCCGGTCTGCAGGTGACGCTGAGAAGCGCGCAGGGCCTGCTGCCCTGCTGGGTACAAGGCGACAGCGAGCACATGCTGGCGGCCTTGCCACGGCGTCCACTACGCGAACGCCTGAACATCCAGCTCAACCTCTCGCTACAGTGGCGCGCCCTCGAATTGACGTTGCACGACCTGCGCGACCTGGGCTCGGGCGACATCCTGCTTCTGCCTGCCGGTACGCCAAGTTCCCCGCGACTGCTGGGCGTGCTCGATGGCCACCCCTGGGCCGAGCTGCAACTCGAAGACACACATCTGGAGCTAGTCCGCATGCACGATACCCCCCCTGTGGCCGACACTACGCTGCAAGCGCTGGAGCAACTGCCCATCCCGGTCAGCTTCGAAGTCGGTCGCCAGACCCTCGACCTGCACACACTGTCGACCCTGCAACCTGGAGCGCTGATTGAACTGCATAGCCCTGTGGATGCCAAGGTGCGCATCCTCGCCAACCAGCGCTGCATCGGCACCGGTCTGTTGGTGCAGATCGACGGCCGCCTCGGGGTGCGAGTCGACCGCCTGCTGGAGCAGCAACCGACATGA
- a CDS encoding EscF/YscF/HrpA family type III secretion system needle major subunit, with amino-acid sequence MTTISSGFHDGTSNTMDMVHEGMVKQARQANKAVLDSLQKLNEKSDDPALLADMRHRSNIWSNVFQVDATLGQTFKNTISSILQKF; translated from the coding sequence ATGACAACGATCAGCAGCGGGTTCCACGACGGTACCAGCAACACCATGGACATGGTCCACGAGGGCATGGTCAAGCAGGCAAGGCAGGCCAACAAGGCGGTTCTCGACTCCCTGCAGAAGCTCAACGAGAAAAGTGACGATCCCGCTTTGCTGGCTGATATGCGTCATCGCTCGAACATCTGGTCGAACGTGTTCCAGGTCGACGCGACCCTGGGCCAGACCTTCAAGAACACCATCAGCAGCATTCTGCAGAAGTTCTGA
- the sctD gene encoding type III secretion system inner membrane ring subunit SctD, protein MTWKLRIYSGLNAGAEVSLMSGRVVIGADPALADLVLVDTGIAAVHLVLMVEPHGVRLLEWGSAEPPTQDGREVAADVELQALAIQGCGPLRWAFGNQDEVFSERLVVQAPAPWIGRGWFMVPGAGLILLLVLLTRLLVPEAEAQDTPAAVIAPVEQPAQPQEQARTRLAQLLRDWRLEDALSVSDQGHALVLRGALRERQLQDYQNLQRQYREVFGDYPSLRLVDEGRAPSAKLDFPVRGVSLGRLPYVTLTDNRRYPVGALMPSGIRILAIDGQAITLSKGGRDYVINLKERPADDG, encoded by the coding sequence ATGACCTGGAAATTGCGGATCTACAGTGGTCTGAATGCCGGCGCCGAGGTGTCCTTGATGTCGGGGCGGGTGGTCATCGGTGCCGATCCTGCCCTGGCCGACCTGGTCCTGGTGGATACAGGCATCGCTGCCGTGCACCTGGTGCTGATGGTCGAGCCCCATGGCGTGCGCCTGCTGGAGTGGGGGTCGGCTGAACCACCTACCCAGGACGGGCGGGAGGTGGCTGCGGATGTCGAGCTGCAGGCCTTGGCGATTCAAGGTTGTGGTCCGTTGCGCTGGGCATTTGGCAACCAGGACGAAGTGTTCAGCGAGCGGCTTGTGGTGCAGGCCCCTGCGCCCTGGATAGGGCGCGGCTGGTTCATGGTGCCCGGCGCCGGTCTGATCTTACTGCTCGTTTTGCTTACCCGATTGTTGGTGCCCGAGGCAGAGGCACAGGACACGCCGGCAGCAGTGATTGCCCCAGTCGAGCAACCCGCTCAACCCCAGGAGCAAGCCCGGACGCGGCTGGCGCAGCTGCTGCGCGACTGGCGACTGGAGGATGCCTTGAGCGTGTCGGACCAGGGGCACGCCCTGGTGTTGCGCGGGGCGCTGCGCGAGCGCCAGCTTCAGGACTACCAGAACCTTCAGCGACAGTACCGCGAGGTATTTGGCGACTACCCGTCGTTGCGGTTGGTCGACGAGGGCAGGGCACCTTCCGCGAAACTCGATTTCCCTGTTCGAGGCGTTTCACTGGGGCGGTTGCCTTACGTGACGCTGACCGACAACCGCCGTTATCCAGTGGGGGCACTGATGCCCTCCGGCATTCGCATCCTGGCCATCGATGGGCAGGCGATCACGCTGAGCAAGGGCGGTCGGGACTATGTGATCAACCTGAAGGAGAGACCGGCGGATGATGGATGA
- a CDS encoding SctK family type III secretion system sorting platform protein, with product MTEFQLRYCPANYLHLNHCPGALSQVAPALPLWRESCALNGWLMSVLGLSEPFDVPERLGKLAYYPQPVFERVLSSLGGLLHGRAIKQLLDPEGQTRLRQALDLQDLRYCLEKWPLVIGPWPAGWQQVLPAGDLDAYLPGCGLAFWLQACGEVDPGFARRMALRLPGMTAVPTWPMDAEQRDLARTLCLKVARDRSPECCHLLN from the coding sequence ATGACCGAATTCCAGCTTCGCTATTGCCCGGCGAATTACTTGCACTTGAACCATTGTCCTGGAGCCCTGAGCCAGGTAGCCCCGGCATTGCCGCTTTGGCGGGAGAGTTGCGCGCTCAACGGTTGGCTGATGTCTGTGCTGGGACTGTCCGAGCCTTTCGACGTGCCAGAACGGCTCGGTAAGCTGGCTTATTATCCGCAGCCGGTGTTTGAGCGGGTGCTGTCAAGTTTGGGGGGACTGCTGCATGGTCGGGCCATCAAGCAGCTGCTCGACCCTGAAGGTCAGACGCGGTTGCGCCAGGCGCTCGACCTGCAAGACCTTCGCTATTGCCTGGAAAAGTGGCCTCTGGTCATCGGCCCTTGGCCTGCCGGCTGGCAACAGGTATTGCCAGCCGGCGACCTGGATGCGTACCTGCCCGGTTGTGGCTTGGCATTCTGGCTGCAGGCATGCGGCGAGGTCGATCCAGGGTTCGCTCGGCGCATGGCCCTGCGCCTGCCAGGCATGACTGCTGTGCCAACTTGGCCGATGGACGCTGAGCAACGCGACTTGGCCCGCACCCTTTGCCTGAAAGTGGCCCGAGACAGGAGCCCGGAATGTTGCCATTTATTGAATTGA
- a CDS encoding type III secretion system needle length determinant produces the protein MLNTQPVPALPDNPLSETPGLRPCNEQRRLFEHLLEDPRIKRRAPQETGHRPTQDEACPERPVTQVVLNMADLIAKCPRACAAERPALLEDVIERPLPEPMPAIPDAVEPTSLTEASRAEAGPQNVHDNTNNVPDRLLLRDIDPILAPPIPSSERPLIDKGLSSTVAAPIQDLQTLVERLQLQLFASRTGKREQALLQVQLPQLGHVEVRMNPASAGLQVEIQAAPAALRQLQVAGTDLLERLQRLDPAQPVSLGFGAKGDNHQGSRNKRHVEDEGWPEP, from the coding sequence ATGCTGAACACCCAGCCTGTCCCTGCGCTGCCGGACAACCCATTGTCTGAAACGCCTGGACTTAGGCCATGCAACGAGCAGCGACGGTTGTTCGAACACCTGCTGGAAGATCCACGGATAAAGCGCAGGGCGCCGCAGGAGACTGGCCATCGACCCACCCAGGACGAAGCCTGCCCTGAACGCCCTGTCACCCAAGTGGTCCTGAACATGGCTGACTTGATCGCAAAGTGCCCGCGCGCCTGCGCAGCAGAACGACCTGCGCTGCTCGAGGACGTCATCGAACGTCCCCTTCCGGAGCCCATGCCAGCGATACCTGATGCAGTCGAGCCAACCTCATTGACCGAAGCAAGTCGAGCCGAGGCGGGCCCTCAAAATGTCCACGACAATACCAACAACGTGCCGGATCGTCTGCTACTCCGCGATATCGACCCAATCCTTGCCCCCCCCATCCCATCGAGCGAGCGCCCCCTGATCGACAAGGGCCTGTCATCAACTGTCGCTGCCCCCATCCAGGATCTGCAGACGCTTGTTGAGCGCCTGCAACTGCAACTGTTCGCCAGCAGGACTGGCAAACGCGAACAGGCCCTGTTGCAGGTGCAGTTACCTCAGCTGGGCCATGTCGAAGTACGCATGAACCCTGCGAGCGCTGGCCTGCAGGTGGAGATCCAGGCTGCGCCGGCCGCCCTGCGGCAATTGCAGGTGGCCGGTACGGACCTGCTTGAGCGCCTGCAACGACTCGATCCCGCACAGCCGGTCAGCCTCGGCTTTGGCGCAAAGGGCGACAACCATCAAGGCTCGCGCAACAAGCGCCATGTAGAGGACGAAGGCTGGCCTGAACCATGA
- a CDS encoding HrpE/YscL family type III secretion apparatus protein gives MLPFIELNEARPMIDPSLNVLRSADYQQYLDARGLTDNACQRARDIDARADAVLEEHQRLGREVGLEMAAIEQAALLHGTRLHCDAFYRQVDRQMSEVVRQAVCKVLGEYPDIELTLAATRQALAQVQPREALLLHVRPDQLSEVSQRLDEVLALYPEVGSVEVCADARLARGGCRLETAGCVINASIEGQLAALQRALTQRNLDDEAGAP, from the coding sequence ATGTTGCCATTTATTGAATTGAATGAGGCCCGGCCGATGATCGACCCGAGCCTGAACGTATTGCGCAGCGCTGACTATCAGCAGTACCTCGATGCCCGCGGACTGACCGACAACGCATGTCAGCGTGCCCGTGATATCGATGCCCGGGCCGATGCGGTGCTTGAGGAGCATCAGCGGCTCGGACGGGAGGTCGGGCTGGAAATGGCCGCCATCGAGCAGGCGGCGTTGCTGCACGGGACACGTTTGCACTGCGACGCGTTCTATCGCCAGGTCGACCGGCAGATGAGCGAGGTGGTGCGCCAGGCCGTGTGCAAGGTGCTGGGGGAATACCCTGATATCGAGCTTACATTGGCTGCGACCCGTCAGGCGCTGGCGCAGGTTCAGCCACGGGAAGCACTGTTGCTGCACGTAAGGCCCGATCAGTTGTCCGAGGTTAGCCAGCGTTTGGATGAAGTGCTCGCGCTATATCCCGAGGTCGGGTCTGTCGAGGTATGCGCCGATGCCAGGCTTGCGCGAGGCGGATGTCGTCTGGAGACCGCAGGCTGCGTGATCAATGCCAGTATCGAAGGGCAGTTGGCCGCGTTGCAGCGGGCGCTGACGCAACGGAACCTTGATGATGAGGCTGGAGCGCCATGA
- a CDS encoding YscG family type III secretion system chaperone, whose product MNHSVNNLLARLGLLGVEHRHHEEALCIAQWLAREPETMEAACAIRTACLMGLGRCEEALAQGNQAPWPSLGPWLALCERQLGYMAALERRLEGMAQSGNPDLVHFAQGMRAQVVA is encoded by the coding sequence ATGAACCATTCCGTGAACAATCTGCTGGCCCGCCTGGGCCTGCTGGGTGTCGAGCATCGTCACCATGAAGAGGCGCTTTGCATCGCGCAGTGGCTGGCCCGGGAGCCTGAGACAATGGAAGCTGCCTGTGCGATACGTACTGCCTGCCTGATGGGGCTGGGGCGTTGCGAAGAAGCCTTGGCGCAGGGCAACCAGGCGCCTTGGCCATCGCTGGGGCCTTGGTTGGCGCTGTGTGAGCGTCAGTTGGGCTATATGGCAGCCCTCGAGCGGCGGCTTGAGGGCATGGCGCAGAGCGGTAATCCTGATCTGGTTCACTTTGCCCAGGGCATGCGCGCCCAGGTGGTGGCATGA
- the sctI gene encoding type III secretion system inner rod subunit SctI → MSGITEVTQMVTDLQSLAAPAADSRQVAEFEQALSGASGSPGDGLLHQIGQLHQQHAEARLSAQASLVSRTGDPVALMDAHWALIRTNLQVELIAKGVGRTTQNIETLMKAQ, encoded by the coding sequence ATGAGTGGTATCACCGAGGTGACCCAGATGGTCACCGATCTGCAGTCGCTGGCGGCACCGGCTGCCGACTCCCGGCAGGTGGCCGAGTTCGAGCAAGCGCTATCCGGCGCCTCCGGCAGCCCCGGGGATGGACTGCTGCACCAGATAGGTCAGCTCCACCAGCAGCATGCAGAAGCCCGGCTGAGCGCGCAGGCCAGTCTGGTCTCGCGCACGGGGGATCCCGTGGCACTGATGGATGCTCACTGGGCACTGATTCGCACAAACCTGCAGGTGGAGTTGATCGCCAAGGGCGTGGGGCGCACCACGCAGAACATCGAAACTCTCATGAAAGCCCAATAG
- the sctU gene encoding type III secretion system export apparatus subunit SctU yields MSTEKTEQPTQAKLRDARRNGQVAKSKELVSTVLILSLVALPMGFPDYFLGHLGELMMLPAPLLHLPFRQALELMLKQLLHELLWLTLPFLLTAVLAAIAGNLLQIGFVFSSQSLTPDLKKVSPLEGVTRIFSIRNLLDFLKSALKVLLLGALVIGLLSDQLRTLLRVPSCGIECILPLLGSLMGNLIGVCAVGFLAISAADYGLERWQHLKQLRMSKEEVKREHKEMEGAPELKRERRKRHREIHNGTLRADVRRSSVIVANPTHIAVGLRYRPGETPLPLVTLKYTDEQALLVRRVAEEEGIPVLERIPLARALFADSLVEQYIPGDLIQPVAEVIRWLQAQEKIA; encoded by the coding sequence ATGAGCACCGAAAAGACCGAACAACCCACACAAGCGAAATTGCGCGATGCGCGCCGCAACGGCCAGGTGGCCAAGAGCAAGGAGCTGGTCTCCACTGTACTCATCCTGAGCCTGGTCGCGTTGCCCATGGGCTTTCCCGACTACTTTCTCGGGCATCTTGGTGAGCTGATGATGCTGCCCGCCCCCCTGCTCCATCTGCCCTTTCGCCAAGCGCTGGAGCTGATGCTGAAGCAACTGCTGCATGAGTTGCTATGGCTCACCCTGCCGTTCCTTTTGACCGCGGTGCTGGCCGCCATCGCCGGCAACCTGCTGCAGATCGGTTTCGTCTTCAGCAGCCAATCGCTCACACCTGACCTGAAAAAAGTCAGCCCGCTGGAGGGGGTGACGCGGATCTTCTCGATCAGGAACCTGCTCGATTTTCTCAAGTCGGCGCTCAAGGTCCTGCTGCTCGGCGCGCTGGTGATTGGCCTGCTCAGCGATCAGCTGCGCACGCTGCTGCGGGTGCCGTCGTGCGGCATCGAGTGCATCCTGCCGTTGCTGGGCAGCCTGATGGGCAACCTTATCGGGGTCTGTGCCGTGGGCTTCCTGGCGATCTCGGCGGCCGACTATGGTCTTGAACGCTGGCAACATCTGAAACAGCTGCGCATGAGCAAGGAAGAGGTCAAGCGCGAGCACAAGGAGATGGAGGGTGCCCCGGAGCTCAAGCGCGAGCGTCGCAAGCGCCATCGCGAGATACACAACGGCACGCTGCGCGCGGACGTCAGGCGCTCGTCGGTCATCGTCGCCAACCCGACCCATATCGCCGTGGGCCTGCGCTACAGGCCCGGGGAAACGCCCCTGCCGTTGGTCACCCTCAAGTACACCGACGAACAGGCCCTGCTGGTCCGGCGGGTCGCCGAAGAGGAAGGGATACCGGTGCTCGAACGTATTCCCCTGGCCCGGGCGCTGTTCGCGGATAGCCTGGTGGAGCAGTACATTCCAGGTGACTTGATCCAGCCGGTCGCTGAGGTGATTCGCTGGTTGCAGGCGCAAGAGAAGATTGCATAG
- the sctO gene encoding type III secretion system stalk subunit SctO — MSLTALLSIMQRRLQRAEREAHTQQVRLQAAQADQAQSLEVHLTYRRWALEEEQRLFDAQMGRLTNLHGLEHWRRQVGLLGEREASLRGQVVACEDALMRQHSARQQAQTKLAKARQQLDSFKQLHEQASRQTARRTEHSQELEVQERHGQGGSPC; from the coding sequence GTGTCCTTGACCGCCCTGTTATCCATCATGCAACGCCGGCTGCAACGGGCCGAGCGCGAAGCGCACACTCAACAGGTCCGCTTGCAGGCAGCCCAGGCGGACCAGGCGCAATCGCTCGAAGTGCATCTGACTTATCGGCGCTGGGCCCTCGAGGAGGAACAGCGTCTGTTCGATGCGCAGATGGGCCGCCTGACCAACCTCCATGGCCTGGAGCACTGGCGTCGACAGGTCGGTCTGCTCGGTGAGCGCGAAGCGAGCCTGCGTGGACAGGTCGTGGCCTGCGAGGACGCGCTGATGCGCCAGCACTCGGCACGCCAGCAGGCGCAAACGAAGCTCGCCAAGGCCAGACAACAGCTGGACAGTTTCAAGCAGCTGCACGAGCAAGCTTCCCGGCAAACCGCTCGGCGTACAGAGCACAGCCAGGAGCTCGAAGTGCAGGAGCGCCATGGCCAGGGAGGTTCTCCATGCTGA
- the sctS gene encoding type III secretion system export apparatus subunit SctS encodes MGNTEVLHFATQSLWLVLVLSLPTVLMAALVGTLVSLVQALTQVQEQTLGFVAKLVAVVVTLFVTADWMGSELYRYTDLVLNRISSAR; translated from the coding sequence ATGGGCAATACCGAAGTTCTGCACTTCGCCACCCAGTCGCTGTGGCTGGTGCTGGTCCTGTCGCTGCCGACGGTGCTGATGGCCGCGCTGGTCGGTACCCTGGTTTCCCTGGTACAGGCGTTGACCCAGGTACAGGAGCAGACCCTAGGTTTTGTCGCCAAGCTGGTGGCGGTGGTCGTCACCCTGTTCGTCACTGCCGACTGGATGGGCAGCGAGTTGTACCGCTACACCGATCTGGTGCTCAACCGAATTTCCTCGGCACGATGA